The Serpentinimonas maccroryi genome has a segment encoding these proteins:
- a CDS encoding NADH-quinone oxidoreductase subunit K, producing MIEAWGAALSTGWEGVSGLWSAGVSVWLPTGSALVLFGLLGMLLASSILRKLLAFNVMGSGIFVLLLALRPPGPSGVADPVAQALILTGIVIAIAATALGVRLARRYFELTGQTELPEDRDAARDD from the coding sequence ATGATTGAGGCTTGGGGTGCGGCTTTGAGCACGGGGTGGGAAGGGGTGTCGGGCCTGTGGTCGGCCGGGGTTTCGGTCTGGTTGCCCACGGGCAGCGCGCTGGTGCTGTTTGGGTTGCTGGGCATGCTGCTGGCTTCCTCGATTTTGCGCAAACTGCTGGCCTTCAACGTCATGGGCAGCGGCATCTTTGTGCTGCTGCTTGCGCTGCGCCCGCCCGGCCCCAGCGGCGTGGCCGACCCGGTGGCGCAGGCGCTGATCCTGACCGGAATCGTGATCGCCATCGCCGCCACGGCGCTGGGCGTGCGGCTGGCGCGGCGCTACTTCGAGCTCACCGGTCAGACCGAACTGCCCGAAGACCGGGACGCTGCGCGCGATGACTGA